A stretch of Suncus etruscus isolate mSunEtr1 chromosome 9, mSunEtr1.pri.cur, whole genome shotgun sequence DNA encodes these proteins:
- the SNX21 gene encoding sorting nexin-21, whose protein sequence is MASRLLHRLRHVLAGDGPGEAAAGTAAAAASPEAEQFPESSELEDDDAEGLSSRLSGTLSFTSAEDDDDEDDGDDDDEAGLEPPPTGDGTSGEDADHNPLSEGQRGSQLLARQWQDFWKKSRNTLVPQRLLFEVTSANVVKDPPSKYVLYTLVVMGPGPQDMQPAQISRRYSDFERLHRDLQRQFRGPMAALSFPRKRLRRNFTAETIARRSRAFEQFLGHLQSVPELRQAPALHNFFVLPELRQAQGLTCTGLYREALALWANAWQLQGQLGTSSGPDHPLLTLAGLAVCHQELEDPGEARACCKRALELLGDSDPPHPFLAPFLEAHVRLSWRLGLDKRQSEARLQALQEAGLTSTPPPSLKELLIKEVLD, encoded by the exons ATGGCCTCGCGGCTCCTGCACCGGCTGCGCCACGTCCTGGCGGGCGACGGCCCCGGGGAGGCGGCGGCGGggacagcggcggcggcggcgagccCCGAGGCCGAGCAGTTCCCGGAGAGCTCGGAGCTGGAGGACGACGATGCCGAGGGCCTGTCCTCCCGGCTCAGCGgcaccctgagcttcaccagcgCCGAGGACGACGACGACGAGGATGACGGGGACGACGACGACGAGGCCGGCCTCGAACCGCCGCCCACGGGGGACGGGACGTCGGGAGAAGACGCAG ACCACAACCCCCTGTCCGAGGGCCAGCGGGGCAGTCAACTCCTGGCCCGCCAGTGGCAAGATTTCTGGAAGAAGTCCCGCAACACCCTGGTACCCCAGAGGCTCCTCTTCGAGGTGACGAGTGCCAACGTGGTTAAGGACCCACCCTCCAAGTACGTG CTCTACACCCTCGTCGTGATGGGGCCCGGCCCCCAAGACATGCAGCCAGCGCAGATCTCTCGCCGCTACTCGGACTTTGAGCGCTTGCATCGAGACCTGCAGCGCCAGTTCCGGGGTCCCATGGCTGCTCTCTCCTTCCCCCGGAAGCGCCTGCGTCGGAATTTTACTGCCGAGACCATCGCCCGCCGCAGCCGGGCCTTTGAGCAGTTTCTGGGCCACCTCCAGTCAGTGCCGGAGCTGCGCCAGGCCCCAGCCCTGCACAACTTCTTTGTTCTGCCTGAGCTGCGGCAGGCCCAGGGCCTCACCTGCACTGGCCTCTACCGTGAGGCGCTGGCACTCTGGGCCAATGCCTGGCAACTGCAGGGCCAGCTGGGTACTTCTTCGGGTCCAGACCATCCTCTGCTGACTCTGGCCGGGCTGGCTGTGTGCCACCAGGAGCTGGAGGACCCGGGGGAGGCCCGGGCATGCTGCAAGAGGGCCTTGGAACTGCTGGGAGACTCAGATCCCCCTCACCCTTTCCTGGCGCCCTTTCTGGAAGCCCACGTCCGCCTTTCCTGGCGCTTGGGCCTAGACAAACGCCAATCAGAGGCCCGACTCCAGGCACTGCAGGAGGCAGGCCTGACCTCCACACCACCGCCCAGTCTCAAAGAACTGCTCATCAAGGAGGTACTGGACTAG
- the ACOT8 gene encoding acyl-coenzyme A thioesterase 8 isoform X2, with translation MSTCIRCTATLSGQVNHPLRYPGLCRVQLPLLPGDPKVPVLYQVERIRTGTSFSVRSVKAVQHGKPIFICQASFQQAQPSPIQHQFSMPTVPPPEELLGQKTLIDQYLRDPNLHEKYRVGLNRIAAQEVPIEIRVVNPPTLKELQKLESKQMFWVRAQGHIGEGDIKMHCCVAAYISDYAFLGTALLPHISHHRAHFMASLDHSMWFHAPFRADHWMLYECESPWAGGSRGLVQGRLWRRDGVLAVSCAQEGVIRVTPSVSKSKL, from the exons ATGTCAACGTGCATTCGCTGCACTGCTACTTTGTCCGGGCAGGTAAACCACCCCCTGCGCTACCCAGGACTTTGCAGGGTCCAGCTACCACTTCTTCCAG GAGACCCAAAGGTGCCCGTGCTGTACCAGGTGGAGCGGATCCGGACTGGGACCAGCTTTTCTGTGCGCTCTGTGAAGGCCGTACAGCACGGCAAGCCCATCTTCATTTGCCAGGCCTCCTTCCAGCAGGCTCAGCCCAGCCCCATACAGCACCAGTTCTCCATGCCCACTGTGCCGCCACCCGAGGAGCTGCTTGGCCAGAAGACCTTGATTGACCAGTATCTCAG GGACCCTAACCTCCATGAGAAGTACCGAGTGGGGCTCAACCGAATAGCTGCTCAGGAGGTGCCTATTGAGATCAGAGTGGTCAACCCACCCACCCTGAAGGAGCTACAGAAATTGGAGTCCAAACAGATGTTCTGGGTACGAGCCCAGGGCCATATAG GGGAGGGCGACATCAAGATGCACTGttgtgtggctgcctacatctcCGACTACGCCTTCCTGGGCACTGCTCTGCTGCCCCACATATCTCACCACCGGGCGCACTTCATGGCCTCCTTGGACCACTCCATGTGGTTCCATGCCCCATTCCGAGCTGACCACTGGATGCTGTATGAGTGCGAGAGCCCCTGGGCTG GTGGCTCCCGGGGGTTGGTCCAGGGACGACTGTGGCGTCGGGACGGGGTCCTAGCTGTGTCCTGTGCCCAGGAGGGCGTGATCCGAGTAACACCCAGTGTCTCGAAGAGCAAACTGTAG